The Cloeon dipterum chromosome X, ieCloDipt1.1, whole genome shotgun sequence genome includes a window with the following:
- the LOC135945823 gene encoding uncharacterized protein LOC135945823 isoform X3, with protein MQQLSPLASELATRLRRLLAKCEKAGVPPASVASLTAARKLRAAAFSRSGCKWPPLRATCVAGAIFICCVGWFTGLLLTPAVVSTYLSWWGGSIQDEKCLLANPDWLQDSTRPPEDCSICAGVDTVDRVSQISPQLFEQKYAYSGRPVVIEDAMRNWTAPSIFSLDFLRSLYRDSPQPNCQFFPYKTEFRGLADFFNMSEERATGKPWYVGWSNCDDRVSRQLRQYYSRPYFLPENSENKQMDWIFIGSPGYGAHMHVDNVGSVSWQAQLKGRKLWVLQPPPECLYRCSIMQTTLEPGDIIVLDTDRWYHSTLIVSDDISITIGAEFD; from the exons ATGCAACAATTGAGTCCCCTCGCCTCCGAGCTCGCCAcccgcctccgccgcctcctcGCCAAGTGCGAAAAGGCCGGCGTGCCGCCTGCCTCCGTCGCCTCCCTCACGGCCGCCCGGAAGTTGAGGGCGGCCGCCTTCAGCAGGAGCGGCTGCAAGTGGCCACCTCTGAGAGCCACCTGTGTCGCAGGTGCAATTTTCATCTGCTGTGTCGGGTGGTTTACGGGGCTGCTCCTCACCCCTGCGGTGGTTTCTACTTACCTGTCTTGGTGGGGAGGAAGCATCCAAGATGAGAAG tgCTTGCTGGCGAACCCAGATTGGTTGCAAGACTCGACTCGGCCTCCTGAAGACTGTTCTATCTGCGCTGGAGTCGACACGGTGGACCGCGTTTCGCAAATCTCGCCCCAACTCTTCGagcaaaa GTACGCATACAGTGGCCGACCGGTGGTGATTGAGGACGCTATGCGCAACTGGACGGCGCCAAGCATCTTCAGTCTCGACTTCTTGCGGTCCTTATACAGAGACAGCCCTCAGCCCAACTGCCAGTTCTTCCCGTACAAAACGGAGTTTCGTGGGCTGGCCGATTTCTTCAACATGAGCGAGGAGCGAGCGACCGGAAAGCCGTGGTACGTCGGCTG GAGCAACTGCGATGATAGAGTGTCACGGCAGCTGCGACAGTATTACTCTCGGCCGTATTTTTTGCCGGAAAACTCGGAAAATAAGCAGATGGATTGGATCTTTATCGGCAGCCCCGGATACGGCGCGCACATGCAC GTTGACAACGTAGGAAGTGTTTCGTGGCAAGCGCAGCTCAAAGGCCGAAAGCTGTGGGTTTTGCAGCCACCCCCTGAGTGTCTATATCGCTGCTCCATCATGCAGACAACTCTCGAGCCGGGAGACATAA